In one Brevibacillus choshinensis genomic region, the following are encoded:
- a CDS encoding carbohydrate ABC transporter permease, producing the protein MESNMNAPLSPEQRKTKTRSNPFHREANVTGWLFVSPMALGFLVLLLGPLLLAFYMSLTDWPLLGEPTFVGLDNYKAIFQDEEFWTVVGNTFTFAAGLVPMNIVLALGLALLLARKLPGIGIFRTAIFVPVMTSLIVWAIVWKYLFATDTGFINQILQLFGITGPAWLYNPQLAMPVVIVTSVLKNVGLNMVLFIAALQQVPVHLYEAARIDGAGRARQFFQITVPMISPTIFLTTLLTIIGSLKVFGQIYVMTQGGPGDSTKVLVYYIWEKAFKNFEFGYASALAFVLFFIIFVFTLLQWQYRKRWVFHEE; encoded by the coding sequence ATGGAGAGCAACATGAACGCCCCCCTCTCTCCTGAACAGAGAAAAACGAAAACGAGGAGCAATCCGTTTCATAGAGAAGCCAATGTGACTGGTTGGCTGTTCGTCAGTCCGATGGCCTTAGGATTTCTGGTGTTACTGCTCGGGCCGCTCCTGCTTGCCTTTTACATGAGCTTGACGGATTGGCCATTGCTTGGGGAGCCTACCTTTGTCGGGTTAGATAACTACAAAGCCATTTTTCAGGATGAGGAGTTTTGGACAGTCGTCGGCAATACCTTTACGTTTGCGGCTGGCCTCGTTCCAATGAACATTGTCCTTGCATTGGGGCTCGCGCTGCTGTTGGCCCGCAAGCTGCCGGGGATCGGAATTTTCCGCACCGCTATCTTCGTGCCTGTCATGACTTCGCTGATCGTCTGGGCGATTGTGTGGAAGTATTTGTTTGCTACCGACACGGGATTCATCAACCAGATTCTGCAGCTGTTCGGGATCACCGGTCCTGCCTGGCTGTACAATCCACAGCTGGCGATGCCCGTCGTTATCGTGACCAGCGTCCTGAAAAACGTCGGGTTGAATATGGTTTTGTTTATCGCGGCCCTGCAGCAGGTACCCGTGCACTTGTATGAGGCAGCGCGCATCGATGGAGCGGGGAGGGCCCGTCAGTTCTTTCAGATTACGGTCCCGATGATTTCGCCCACCATCTTTTTGACGACGCTGTTGACCATTATCGGGTCACTAAAAGTGTTTGGACAAATCTATGTGATGACACAGGGAGGACCAGGCGATAGCACCAAGGTGCTGGTCTACTACATTTGGGAAAAGGCCTTTAAAAATTTTGAGTTTGGCTATGCGTCGGCCCTCGCTTTTGTGCTGTTCTTTATCATTTTCGTCTTTACGCTGCTCCAGTGGCAGTATCGAAAGAGGTGGGTGTTCCATGAAGAATAA
- a CDS encoding ABC transporter substrate-binding protein yields the protein MKKAIFLVLSILLTAFTFVGCSSKPAASGDPAASTNEPVELSFLTWGNQAHLDLYKKLIDKFTQSHPNIKVKLESVPFPDYQQKVTVLAAGQELPDIGWVSERMVPQFMANGILEDVSDIKQDANFKMDDFIPSTLELFKKEEKLYGIPFSTPPSVMFYNKDLIEKAGLKSPNDLAKEGKWTWEEFEKTAKDITSGTGASKIYGANFFRDWKTWIILSSYAWSNGSGPFNKEMNQFTWNDQYGTETLSMLQRMMFTDGSHPKAGEQVSFESGKIGMFFDVYSYVSKARAIKDFKWDIAPMPSGSQGSAPMLGQAGYSIFKGTKHLQETKEFLKFIASEEGVQATSAYFVPPRTSVLNSDLFLKQPDNPDPAHIKQAVIDEMPKAHFQPGHVEWQKIDNTILAGFDQLFGQTAQPQDIMKSLEEKINPILKK from the coding sequence ATGAAAAAGGCAATCTTTTTGGTATTGTCTATCCTTTTGACAGCGTTTACTTTTGTGGGCTGTAGCAGTAAGCCTGCAGCTTCCGGCGATCCGGCAGCAAGCACCAACGAGCCCGTCGAGCTTTCCTTTTTGACATGGGGCAATCAAGCTCACCTCGATCTGTACAAAAAGCTGATCGATAAATTTACTCAGTCGCATCCGAATATTAAGGTAAAGCTCGAGTCTGTGCCGTTTCCTGATTATCAGCAAAAGGTGACGGTACTTGCGGCAGGACAGGAATTGCCTGATATCGGATGGGTCTCAGAGCGCATGGTGCCACAGTTTATGGCAAATGGGATTTTGGAAGACGTCTCGGATATCAAACAGGATGCCAACTTCAAAATGGACGACTTCATCCCTTCCACGTTGGAGCTTTTCAAGAAAGAAGAGAAATTATACGGAATTCCTTTTTCAACACCCCCAAGCGTGATGTTTTATAACAAGGATTTGATCGAAAAGGCAGGATTGAAGTCGCCCAATGATCTGGCCAAAGAAGGCAAGTGGACGTGGGAAGAGTTTGAAAAGACGGCGAAGGACATTACGAGTGGAACGGGAGCGAGCAAGATTTACGGGGCAAACTTCTTCCGCGACTGGAAAACATGGATTATCCTTTCCTCTTACGCGTGGTCGAATGGTAGCGGTCCGTTTAATAAAGAAATGAATCAATTTACGTGGAATGACCAGTACGGCACTGAGACACTCAGCATGCTGCAGCGCATGATGTTTACCGATGGCTCGCATCCAAAAGCAGGGGAGCAAGTGAGCTTTGAATCAGGCAAAATCGGGATGTTCTTCGATGTGTACAGCTACGTCTCCAAGGCGCGCGCGATTAAGGACTTTAAATGGGATATCGCTCCGATGCCATCGGGCTCTCAAGGTTCTGCACCGATGCTTGGTCAGGCAGGCTACTCCATTTTTAAAGGAACCAAGCATTTGCAGGAAACCAAAGAGTTCCTCAAATTCATCGCCAGTGAAGAAGGAGTACAAGCGACTTCCGCTTACTTCGTCCCTCCACGTACGTCTGTACTCAATTCCGACCTGTTCCTGAAGCAGCCGGACAATCCAGATCCAGCTCACATCAAACAAGCGGTGATTGATGAGATGCCGAAAGCACACTTCCAGCCAGGACATGTGGAATGGCAAAAAATCGATAACACTATTCTCGCAGGCTTTGACCAGCTGTTCGGGCAAACCGCACAGCCACAGGACATCATGAAGTCTCTGGAAGAGAAGATCAATCCGATTTTGAAAAAATAG